One stretch of Croceibacterium atlanticum DNA includes these proteins:
- a CDS encoding DUF3617 domain-containing protein, with amino-acid sequence MLRREMKEVTMRKIHALPLVAAIALAACSGGTEEESATAGEGLSEAEANAAAEGAIRLTPGQYSTTLELVEFEVPGLSGDLADQIRDLAASGFAEGNSFCLTPEEAEEGPRRMVRDLAENDCTFNKFDVAGGTINADLSCIADDGSEGTMKMTGTMTSESSDMMMEMDQQIPQMGKAHMKVKVNSRRVGECS; translated from the coding sequence ATGCTCCGGCGCGAAATGAAGGAAGTGACGATGCGCAAGATCCATGCCCTGCCGCTGGTCGCGGCCATCGCCCTTGCTGCCTGCAGCGGCGGGACGGAAGAGGAAAGTGCAACTGCGGGCGAAGGCCTGTCAGAAGCGGAGGCGAATGCCGCCGCGGAAGGCGCGATCAGGCTGACGCCGGGCCAGTATTCGACCACGCTGGAGCTGGTGGAATTCGAAGTGCCGGGCCTGTCTGGCGATCTGGCCGATCAGATTCGCGATCTGGCCGCCAGCGGCTTTGCCGAAGGCAACAGTTTCTGCCTGACACCCGAAGAGGCAGAGGAAGGGCCGCGTCGCATGGTTCGCGACCTTGCCGAGAATGACTGCACCTTCAACAAGTTCGACGTGGCGGGCGGCACGATCAATGCCGATCTCAGCTGCATCGCGGATGACGGGTCGGAAGGCACGATGAAGATGACCGGCACGATGACGTCGGAAAGTTCCGACATGATGATGGAAATGGACCAGCAGATCCCGCAAATGGGCAAGGCCCATATGAAGGTGAAAGTGAATAGCCGCCGCGTCGGGGAATGCAGCTGA
- a CDS encoding DUF3617 domain-containing protein, which translates to MRLKHALPIGAVFAVFAAVTAANGAAQDGVSVEAARAAAESAVKPVPGQYESQNELVDFQADGIPANMKGMMRNAMSSAFAQNNSFCVTPEEAEQGASRMIEELAQNDCTLNKFDVDGGSIDADLTCRNDGGEGNITMVGTMTPESSDIVMTVDQSMPEMGNMLIKVNMKARRVGECSGAK; encoded by the coding sequence ATGCGTTTGAAACATGCCCTGCCGATCGGTGCCGTTTTTGCCGTTTTTGCCGCTGTCACCGCCGCGAACGGCGCGGCGCAGGATGGCGTTTCCGTTGAGGCGGCCCGCGCCGCAGCCGAAAGCGCGGTGAAGCCGGTCCCCGGCCAATACGAATCGCAGAACGAACTGGTCGATTTCCAGGCTGACGGCATTCCCGCCAACATGAAGGGCATGATGCGCAATGCCATGTCCAGCGCCTTTGCCCAGAACAACAGCTTCTGCGTCACGCCGGAAGAGGCGGAACAAGGCGCCTCCCGCATGATCGAGGAGCTGGCGCAGAACGATTGCACGCTGAACAAGTTCGACGTGGATGGCGGCTCCATCGATGCCGACCTGACCTGCCGGAACGATGGCGGGGAAGGCAATATCACCATGGTCGGCACGATGACGCCGGAAAGTTCCGACATCGTCATGACGGTGGACCAGTCGATGCCCGAAATGGGGAACATGCTGATCAAGGTGAACATGAAGGCAAGGCGCGTGGGCGAATGCTCCGGCGCGAAATGA